One Heyndrickxia oleronia genomic window, GGTCTGACAATGGGGTCAGACCCCTTTCACTTTAAACACCCCTCTAAAAAAAAGATTTCCTCCTTCCGTACATTTTTCTCTTGATATTCTTTCTAGGACATTGTATATTACTAATTTGGTATTAATATGTTATCTTAATGAAAAGATATTTTACGAAAGGAATCATCACTGATATGAAGCTAGGTGCCCGCATTTTTAAAACGGGAATTGCCATCGTTTTGGCATTGTATATTGCAAAGCTGGTAGGAATGACTTCCCCTGTATTTGCAGGAATTGCTGCGATTTTCGCTATTAAACCGACCATCTATCGATCCTATTTATCGATTGTGGAGCAGGTACAAGGGAATGTCATCGGAGCTGTTGTTGCAGTTGCCTTCGGTTTAATTTTTGAAAACAATTATATTATCGTGGGGCTTGCAGCATTAATAACGATTATGATCATGTTGAGGCTAAAGCTTGAAAATAGTATTAGCTTAGGACTTGTGACCATGATTGTTATCCTTGAATCACCTGGTGAGCATTTTCTTGAGTTTGCATGGTTGCGCTTTGCAACGATTCTCATTGGAATTCTTTCGGCGTTTATTGTAAATTTAATTTTCTTACCGCCAAAATATGAAACAAAGCTCTTCCATCGCATGTCTAACTTAACAGAAGATATTTTTACACTGATTCGCTTAATATTAAGCCATGATTCAGAACATCATGTAATGAAAATAGAAATTGAAAAGATTAGAGATCGTTTAGTAAAGGTTAATCAGTTTTATACATTGTTTAATGAGGAAAGACGTTATTTTAAAAAGAGCACGCCTGAAAAGAAAAGAAAAACGGTTATTTATCGCCAGATGGTGACCGCATCACAGGATTGCTTTGATATTCTAAAATTACTGCATCGATATGAATATGATATTGTCAAGTTACCTGAAGAAATCCAAATTCAGCTTCATGAACGTCTGGATTTCTTAATAAATGAACACCAAAAATTATTATTCCAGTTTCTTGGAAAAGTAAAACAAAATGATCTGTACGATGAAGAAAATTTAAATACGTATCATGAGGATTTAATGAAGCTCTATATTAAAGAGATTGAAGATGAAAAACATGAATGTGATAATCAATCCTATCATTTTATGAGACTTCTCTCCGCCATGATGGACTACCAAGAACAATTAAAGCATCTCAGCATTTTAATCGATAGCTTTAAAAATTATCATAAAGAGGATAATGAAGTGTCGATTCAGGAAGAAGTTGAGGAGTAAAAGGAAAGGGAGGTTCAGCTGTTTATTGACAGCCGAGCCTCCCTTTTTTTGTACCATTATTTGAAGGTATACATTAAGAATCTAATTGTTGTACCTGGAATAGGTTAAAATAATGCCCTTGTTTTTCCATTAATTCTTCATGTGGACCAATCTCAACAATTTCCCCATGCTCAATGAGGACAATACGATCGGCATGGGTAATAGTGGACAGTCGATGGGCAACAATAAATGTCGT contains:
- a CDS encoding FUSC family protein, which gives rise to MKLGARIFKTGIAIVLALYIAKLVGMTSPVFAGIAAIFAIKPTIYRSYLSIVEQVQGNVIGAVVAVAFGLIFENNYIIVGLAALITIMIMLRLKLENSISLGLVTMIVILESPGEHFLEFAWLRFATILIGILSAFIVNLIFLPPKYETKLFHRMSNLTEDIFTLIRLILSHDSEHHVMKIEIEKIRDRLVKVNQFYTLFNEERRYFKKSTPEKKRKTVIYRQMVTASQDCFDILKLLHRYEYDIVKLPEEIQIQLHERLDFLINEHQKLLFQFLGKVKQNDLYDEENLNTYHEDLMKLYIKEIEDEKHECDNQSYHFMRLLSAMMDYQEQLKHLSILIDSFKNYHKEDNEVSIQEEVEE